Part of the Polyangiaceae bacterium genome, CCGTGCCGTCGCAGTAGAAGCACGGCTCGTTCATGGTGCGGCTCAGGCTCTCGCGCGTGCGCTTGCGCGTCATCTCGATCAGGCCGAGCTCGCTGATGCGGTTGAGGGTGGTCTTGGCCTTGTCCTTGGCCAGGGCCGCCTCGAGCGCGCGCCACACCTTGTCGCGGTTGCCCGCGATCTCCATGTCGATGAGGTCGAGGATCACCAGCCCGCCGATGTTGCGGAAGCGCAGCTGGTAGGCGATCTCCTCGACCGCTTCCAGGTTGGTCTTCAGCGCGGTTTCTTCCAGATCTTTGCTGCCTTTGCCGACGAACCGCCCGGTGTTCACGTCGATGGCGGTGAGCGCCTCGGCCTGATCGATGATCAGGTAGCCGCCGCTCGCGAGGGGCACCTTGCGGCTCAAGGCGCGACCGATCTCGTCCTCGATACCGTAGGCGTCGAAGATGGGCTCGGGGCCGGTGTACAGCTCGATGTCCTTGACGCGCGCGGGCAGGAACATCTCCACGAAGCGCACCAAGCGCAGGTACTGCTCGCGATCGTCGATGACGATGTGCTCGATCTCGTCGGTGAACAGGTCGCGCGCGGTGCGCAGCACGATGTCCAGCTCGGAGTAGAGGATCTTGGGGGACCTCGCGCCCTCGCGGTTCCTGGCGATCTCGGCCCAGAGCTTGATCAGGTAGCCGATGTCCGCCTTGAGCTGCTTCTTGGTCAGTCCCTCGGCCACCGTACGCACGATCAGGCCGCCCTGCTGCGGCTTGACGGAGTCGATGACCTCGCGCAGCCGGTGACGCTCGCGACCGGAGCCGATGCGCTTGCTCACGCCGGTGTGCTCGACCGTCGGCAGGTAAACGACGTAGCGACCGGGCAGCGAGATGTGGCTGGTGACCCGGGCACCTTTGGTACCGATGGGCTCCTTCGAGATCTGCACCACCACTTCGTCGCCCTCCTTGACGACCTCGGTGATGGGCACGGTGCGCGCGACCCGGAGCTGCGGCTTCTTGGGCGAACCGCCCTTGTTCTTTCCGCCCCGCGCGCTCTCGCGGCGACCCGGCGCGGCCTTCGGCTCCGGTGCGCGACCGCGACGGCGACGGCGGCGGCGACCACCGCGGCGCGAAGCGTCGACGAGGCGCCCGGTGCTCTCTTCGACCGCAGCCCCCGCGGGCGGCGGCTCGTTCTCGACCTGGCTCGACGCCTCGGCGCCCTCGGCCACCTCGGCGGAGGGCGCCGCGGCAGCGGCCGCAGAGGGCTCGTCGGCCTCGCCTTCCTCGGCGTCTTCTGCGTCCGGGCCGGCCTCTTCGTCGCTCGCCTCGGGGTCGGAGTCGCCGTCGTCTGCGTCGTCCTCGTCCTCGCCCTCGTCCTCGTCCTCGTCCTCGTCCTCGGCGTCTTCGTGCGCGGGCTCGACCTCGGGAACGCTGGCGACCTGCGCCTCGGCAGGGGCAGCGGCGACCTCGCCGTTGCCGTTGCCTTCGCCCGGACCGACGACCACCTCGTCGTCGTCCTCGTCGTCTTCGCCGCCGGCTTCGCCGTGCCGCCGACGCCCGCCTTCGCCCTTGCCGGAAGGCCCCTCGTCCTCACGGTGAGCGCCGGCGAGGTAGGCCTCGAAGTCGTCCGGTCGGATCAGATCCTCGACGTGGAGGAACGCAGCGCGATCCATGCCCACATCGATGAAGGCCGCCTGCATGCCCGGAAGGACACGCGTGACTTTACCGAGCACGACGTTGCCGACTGCGCCGCGTGCGTTCGCCCGCTCGATGTGGAGCTCGGCGATGACCCCGTCTTCAATTAGAGCGACCCGGGTCTCCCGGAGGTCGCAGTTGATCACCAAAGTGTTTCGCGCCATGCGGTCGGCGGGGGCAAAGCCAGCCCGCCCCAAAGAGGAGAAGGCTCCGCTGGCTGGTCGCGACCGCGCGACTCGAAGCCTGGGAGCGGAAAATCATGACAGCCAAGTGACCACGCGGCGGTTTTCGTGTCAAGTGCTCGGAAACAGTCTGGATTTTCAGGAGGCGGTTACCCTTCTCATTCCGGTGGGTTCGGGCATGCTGGCGGCGTGCCGAAGTCCTTCCTGGTGCTCGACATCGAGACCGTCCTGGACGCCGAGCTCCCCATCGCCGAGTCCAGCGAGGCCGAGCGCCTGCCGGCGCCGCCGCACCACAAGATCGTGGTGATCGGCGCGCTGCTCTTCGACGCCGCCTACGCGGTGCAGCGGGTCGGGGTCCTGGGCGAGGGCAAGGACGAGCCGGCGATGCTGGTCGACTTCGCGAAGTTCCTGGAGGAGCGCAGGCCCGACCTGGTCAGCTTCAACGGCCGGGGCTTCGACCTGCCGGTGATCGCCGCGCGCTGCCTGCGCCACGGCGTCCCGCTCCGCCACTACTACCGAGCCCGCGACGTGCGCTACCGCTTCTCGCCCGAAGGCCACCTGGACTTGATGGACTTCATCGCGGATTTCGGCGCGGCCAAGAGCGCCAAGCTCGACATCGTGGCCAAGCTCTGCGGCATGCCCGGCAAGGTCGGAGTGGACGGCAAGGACGTCGGCCCGATGGTCCACGCCGGCCGCATCAAGGAGGTCCGCGAGTACTGCCTCTGCGACGTGGCGCAGACCGCCGGGGTGTTCCTGCGCGTTCAGCTCCTGCGCGGGGAGCTCGAGCCGAGCGCCTATCGGCAGGCGATGCAGGGCCTGATCGAGACCATCCGCGGCGACGCCCGGCTCGCGCCGGTGGCGGCGGGGCTCGACGAGGCGCGGCTGCTGACGGTTGCGGTCTGAGCGCGCGCCTCCTACGTACTCCCGATGTCCCTCACCGAGAAACGCTGCGTGCCCTGCGAGGGCGGGATCCCGCCGCTCTACACCGAGCAGGTC contains:
- a CDS encoding Rne/Rng family ribonuclease; amino-acid sequence: MARNTLVINCDLRETRVALIEDGVIAELHIERANARGAVGNVVLGKVTRVLPGMQAAFIDVGMDRAAFLHVEDLIRPDDFEAYLAGAHREDEGPSGKGEGGRRRHGEAGGEDDEDDDEVVVGPGEGNGNGEVAAAPAEAQVASVPEVEPAHEDAEDEDEDEDEGEDEDDADDGDSDPEASDEEAGPDAEDAEEGEADEPSAAAAAAPSAEVAEGAEASSQVENEPPPAGAAVEESTGRLVDASRRGGRRRRRRRGRAPEPKAAPGRRESARGGKNKGGSPKKPQLRVARTVPITEVVKEGDEVVVQISKEPIGTKGARVTSHISLPGRYVVYLPTVEHTGVSKRIGSGRERHRLREVIDSVKPQQGGLIVRTVAEGLTKKQLKADIGYLIKLWAEIARNREGARSPKILYSELDIVLRTARDLFTDEIEHIVIDDREQYLRLVRFVEMFLPARVKDIELYTGPEPIFDAYGIEDEIGRALSRKVPLASGGYLIIDQAEALTAIDVNTGRFVGKGSKDLEETALKTNLEAVEEIAYQLRFRNIGGLVILDLIDMEIAGNRDKVWRALEAALAKDKAKTTLNRISELGLIEMTRKRTRESLSRTMNEPCFYCDGTGHIQSRTTIAYEILRQIRRERDSLPGYVITVNAHPAVVDLLTTEEKAAVQDAERRYMRRIELTPRREYHIEQFDLQGR
- a CDS encoding ribonuclease H-like domain-containing protein, coding for MPKSFLVLDIETVLDAELPIAESSEAERLPAPPHHKIVVIGALLFDAAYAVQRVGVLGEGKDEPAMLVDFAKFLEERRPDLVSFNGRGFDLPVIAARCLRHGVPLRHYYRARDVRYRFSPEGHLDLMDFIADFGAAKSAKLDIVAKLCGMPGKVGVDGKDVGPMVHAGRIKEVREYCLCDVAQTAGVFLRVQLLRGELEPSAYRQAMQGLIETIRGDARLAPVAAGLDEARLLTVAV